From a single Georhizobium profundi genomic region:
- a CDS encoding GMC family oxidoreductase, whose product MEETRYDGQFDYIIAGAGSAGCVLANRLSADPRNRVLLLEGGGRDNWIWFHIPVGYLFAIGNPRADWLFKTGAEPGLNGRSLAYPRGKVLGGSSAINAMIYMRGQARDYDGWRQMGLTGWGWDDVLPFFLKHEDHEAPPNRFHAQGGEWRVEKPRISWPILDRLRDAAEQAGIAKIDDFNSGDNSGSSYFQVNQKRGRRWSASRGFLRPALKRQNLIVATGALVEKVGIENGRAATISYIQNGRRVTARATGEIILSAGAVASPGILERSGVGSGAVLQVHGIAPIVDLPGVGANLQDHLQIRPVYKVTGIRTLNGDYAKLFRRALMGVDYALRRRGPLTMAPSQMGAFVRSSPEYETANLEFHFQPLSLDVWGEGLHPFDAFTASVCNLRPSSRGSIHISGTEASDAPDIRPNYLSTEEDRRVAVDSLKWARRIVGQSAMAPYKPEEHKPGAHIESEEDMLVAAGDLGTTIFHPVGTARMGLADDTQAVVDERLRVRGIDRLRVIDASIMPTITSGNTNSPTIMIAEKGAAMILEDRR is encoded by the coding sequence GTGGAGGAAACGCGTTACGACGGCCAGTTCGATTACATCATCGCCGGCGCCGGCTCGGCCGGCTGCGTGCTTGCGAACAGGCTTTCGGCCGATCCGCGCAACCGCGTCCTGCTGCTCGAAGGCGGCGGCCGCGACAACTGGATCTGGTTTCACATCCCCGTCGGTTACCTCTTCGCCATCGGCAATCCCCGCGCCGACTGGCTGTTCAAGACGGGGGCCGAGCCGGGGCTGAACGGACGCAGCCTCGCCTACCCGCGCGGCAAGGTGCTCGGCGGCTCGTCGGCCATCAACGCCATGATCTACATGCGCGGCCAGGCGCGCGACTACGATGGCTGGCGCCAGATGGGCCTCACCGGCTGGGGCTGGGACGACGTGCTGCCCTTCTTCTTGAAGCATGAAGACCACGAAGCGCCGCCGAACCGCTTTCATGCGCAGGGCGGCGAATGGCGCGTGGAAAAGCCCCGCATCAGCTGGCCGATCCTCGACCGCCTGCGGGACGCCGCAGAACAGGCGGGCATCGCCAAGATCGACGACTTCAATTCCGGCGACAATTCCGGCTCATCCTATTTTCAGGTGAATCAGAAGCGCGGACGCCGCTGGAGTGCTTCCCGCGGCTTTCTGCGCCCTGCACTCAAGCGGCAGAACCTGATCGTCGCAACCGGCGCGCTGGTGGAAAAGGTCGGCATCGAGAACGGCCGTGCGGCGACGATTTCCTATATACAGAACGGACGCCGGGTGACCGCCCGCGCGACCGGCGAAATCATTCTTTCCGCCGGTGCCGTGGCGTCGCCCGGCATCCTGGAACGATCGGGCGTCGGATCGGGTGCGGTTCTTCAAGTTCACGGAATCGCGCCAATCGTCGATCTGCCGGGCGTCGGCGCCAATCTGCAGGATCATCTGCAGATCCGCCCCGTCTACAAGGTCACCGGCATCCGCACCTTGAACGGCGACTATGCAAAGCTCTTCCGCCGCGCTCTGATGGGTGTGGACTACGCACTGCGCCGCCGCGGTCCGCTCACCATGGCGCCGTCGCAGATGGGCGCTTTCGTACGCTCGAGTCCCGAATACGAGACGGCCAATCTCGAATTCCATTTCCAGCCGCTGTCGCTGGATGTCTGGGGCGAAGGCCTGCATCCATTCGATGCGTTCACGGCAAGCGTCTGCAATCTGCGACCCTCGAGCCGCGGCTCCATTCATATCTCAGGCACGGAAGCTTCGGACGCGCCCGATATCCGTCCCAACTATCTCTCCACTGAGGAAGATCGCCGCGTTGCGGTGGACTCGCTCAAATGGGCGCGCCGCATCGTCGGCCAGTCGGCCATGGCGCCCTATAAGCCCGAAGAGCACAAGCCAGGTGCGCATATCGAATCCGAGGAAGACATGCTCGTGGCAGCGGGCGACCTCGGCACGACGATCTTCCACCCCGTCGGCACCGCCCGCATGGGCCTGGCGGACGATACGCAAGCCGTCGTCGACGAACGACTGCGGGTGCGCGGGATCGATCGCCTGCGCGTCATCGACGCCTCCATCATGCCGACGATCACCTCCGGCAACACCAACTCGCCGACGATCATGATCGCCGAAAAGGGCGCCGCCATGATCCTCGAGGATCGCCGCTGA
- a CDS encoding acyl-CoA dehydrogenase family protein, translating to MDFHLPREITDYRDRIARFIETHILPLEADRASYDAHENIRIDLADELRAQARAEGLWCLQLKQETGGRGLGKVGMAVCYEEMNRSIFGPVIFNSAAPDDGNMMVLEAVATPEQKQRWLAPIVDGKVRSAFAMTEPAPGSGSDPSMMLTRAERKGDRYVISGRKWYITGAAEASHFILMARTSDDPRRGLTAFMFHKDQPGWRIERRIDIMGPEEHGGHCELVFDGLEVPVDDVLMGEGDGLKVTQIRLGPARLTHCMRWLGLSKRCVEIARAYASERHAFGELLAKRESVQMMLGDLAMRIEIGRLLVMKAAWELDQGSYARKEVSMAKVHVANLLHDAADVAIQINGARGYSKDTVLEWIYRYARQARLVDGADEVHKMVLSRFLEKEERTFWQWPDEQLRNS from the coding sequence ATGGACTTTCATCTGCCGCGCGAGATCACCGATTACCGCGATCGCATCGCCCGCTTCATCGAAACCCACATTCTGCCACTCGAGGCCGACCGGGCTTCCTACGATGCGCATGAGAACATCCGCATCGATCTGGCAGATGAACTTCGCGCTCAGGCCCGCGCGGAGGGCCTCTGGTGCCTGCAGTTGAAGCAGGAGACCGGCGGCCGCGGTCTCGGCAAGGTCGGCATGGCGGTCTGCTACGAGGAGATGAACCGGTCGATCTTCGGGCCCGTCATCTTCAATTCGGCGGCCCCCGACGACGGCAACATGATGGTTCTCGAAGCCGTTGCGACGCCTGAGCAGAAGCAGCGCTGGCTTGCTCCGATCGTCGACGGAAAGGTGCGCTCCGCGTTTGCGATGACCGAGCCTGCGCCCGGAAGCGGTTCGGACCCTTCCATGATGCTGACACGCGCGGAGCGGAAGGGCGACCGTTACGTCATTTCAGGCCGCAAATGGTACATCACGGGCGCCGCAGAGGCGAGCCACTTCATCCTGATGGCGCGCACCTCCGACGACCCGCGCCGTGGCCTGACGGCGTTCATGTTCCACAAGGATCAACCGGGCTGGCGGATCGAGCGCCGCATCGACATCATGGGGCCGGAAGAACATGGCGGCCATTGCGAGTTGGTGTTCGACGGCCTGGAAGTACCGGTCGATGACGTGCTGATGGGCGAAGGGGACGGCCTGAAGGTCACCCAGATCCGGCTCGGACCCGCACGCCTCACCCATTGTATGCGCTGGCTCGGCCTTTCTAAGCGTTGCGTCGAGATCGCCCGCGCCTACGCCTCCGAACGCCACGCCTTCGGCGAGCTTTTGGCAAAGCGCGAAAGCGTGCAGATGATGCTGGGCGACCTCGCCATGCGCATCGAGATCGGCCGGCTTCTCGTGATGAAGGCCGCCTGGGAGCTCGACCAGGGGAGCTACGCCCGCAAGGAGGTTTCCATGGCGAAGGTGCACGTCGCCAATCTCCTGCATGACGCTGCCGATGTCGCGATCCAGATCAACGGCGCGCGTGGCTATTCCAAGGACACGGTTCTGGAATGGATCTACCGCTACGCCCGCCAGGCGCGGCTGGTCGATGGTGCCGACGAGGTCCACAAGATGGTGCTGAGCCGCTTCCTGGAGAAAGAGGAGCGGACCTTCTGGCAATGGCCGGACGAACAGTTGCGAAATTCGTAA
- the gpmI gene encoding 2,3-bisphosphoglycerate-independent phosphoglycerate mutase, protein MQRAKPTLLMILDGWGERAETTGNAVALASTPNFDKLRATCPHATLTTFGPAVGLPEGQMGNSEVGHLNIGAGRIVMQTLPRIDTAIADGELKRAVVASGILEKIEAAGGRCHLAGLVSDGGVHAHMHHAVALARILTEAGLEVLIHAFTDGRDTAPASAREFLATFEAELPAGARVVTVSGRYYAMDRDRRWERVGKAYGAMVDAEGEHAVSASDAIETATARGLTDEFILPTVIGDYAGMHDGDGLIFFNFRADRARQILSALTDPDFDGFERKRPIAFSSTIGMVSYGSELDPLVHPLFAPQTLEDGLAETVSKAGLQQLHMAETEKYPHVTYFLNGGLETPFEGEDRILVASPAVATYDKQPEMSAHELTDRLVSAIDSNRFDVIVINYANPDMVGHTGIIDAAIKAVETVDHAIGRVCAALDRVGGQLLVIADHGNCEEMIDAVTGQPHTAHTLNPVPVIVRMPGKCSIRDGILADVAPTLLAMAGIPQPAAMTGQSLITRQD, encoded by the coding sequence ATGCAGCGCGCAAAGCCCACACTTCTCATGATCCTCGATGGCTGGGGCGAGCGCGCCGAGACCACCGGCAACGCTGTCGCGCTGGCCAGCACGCCGAATTTCGACAAGCTGCGCGCCACGTGCCCCCATGCGACGCTGACGACGTTCGGTCCGGCCGTCGGTCTCCCCGAAGGCCAGATGGGCAATTCCGAGGTCGGCCACCTCAATATCGGCGCCGGCCGCATCGTGATGCAGACCCTGCCCCGCATCGACACCGCGATCGCTGATGGAGAGCTTAAGCGGGCCGTCGTGGCGAGCGGCATTCTTGAGAAGATTGAGGCAGCCGGCGGGCGATGCCACCTCGCCGGCCTCGTTTCCGATGGCGGCGTCCATGCGCATATGCACCATGCCGTGGCGCTCGCCCGTATCCTTACCGAGGCGGGCCTCGAGGTTCTCATCCACGCCTTCACCGATGGCCGCGACACGGCACCGGCTTCGGCACGCGAATTTCTCGCGACATTCGAGGCTGAACTTCCGGCCGGCGCCCGGGTCGTGACCGTCAGCGGCCGATACTACGCCATGGACCGCGACCGCCGTTGGGAGCGCGTCGGGAAGGCCTACGGCGCCATGGTCGACGCCGAAGGCGAACACGCGGTATCTGCCAGCGACGCCATCGAAACGGCCACGGCTCGCGGCCTGACGGACGAATTCATCCTGCCGACGGTGATCGGTGACTATGCCGGGATGCATGATGGCGACGGGCTGATCTTCTTTAACTTCCGCGCCGACCGCGCGCGCCAGATCCTGAGTGCACTGACCGACCCAGATTTCGATGGCTTCGAGCGCAAGCGCCCGATCGCGTTCTCGTCGACCATCGGCATGGTGTCCTATGGCAGCGAACTCGACCCGCTGGTTCACCCGCTTTTTGCGCCGCAGACGCTGGAAGACGGCTTGGCTGAAACGGTCTCCAAGGCGGGTCTGCAGCAGTTGCACATGGCAGAGACCGAGAAGTACCCGCATGTCACTTATTTCCTGAACGGTGGTCTCGAAACACCGTTTGAAGGCGAAGACCGGATCCTCGTCGCATCGCCGGCGGTCGCGACCTATGACAAGCAGCCCGAGATGTCGGCACATGAATTGACCGACCGGCTGGTGAGCGCGATCGACAGCAACCGCTTCGACGTCATCGTCATCAACTATGCCAACCCCGACATGGTCGGCCACACCGGCATCATCGACGCCGCCATAAAGGCCGTCGAGACAGTCGACCATGCGATCGGCCGTGTCTGCGCGGCTCTCGACCGGGTTGGTGGCCAGCTTTTGGTCATCGCCGATCACGGCAATTGCGAAGAGATGATCGACGCCGTCACCGGTCAACCGCACACGGCACACACGCTGAACCCAGTGCCGGTGATCGTGCGCATGCCCGGCAAGTGCAGCATCCGGGACGGCATTCTCGCCGATGTGGCACCGACACTCCTCGCCATGGCGGGCATTCCCCAGCCCGCTGCCATGACGGGCCAGTCGCTGATCACGCGGCAAGATTGA
- a CDS encoding universal stress protein, whose translation MKSRVLLCFIEENGPSALLENAIAMGQDDGLHVRCVVVAAAPLMPIGTRRAETWQHWKEAQKQVKAALEHRVASVSAQLQRHDVEGEVLHLIIEGNTIADVAGLYARYADITIAAAPTKASSRFHREIVEGLIFRSGRPFLLVPETSSATLKPRRVLIGWNGSIPAARALTASLDMLASAEAVTVCMIDPVAREWANGEEPGFDIAVYLAHHDIRADVEIVDSRGQDAGLVLLDKAREKGADLLVMGAYGHSRLVEWIIGGSTREVLAAAHLPVLFAH comes from the coding sequence ATGAAATCCCGCGTCCTCCTGTGCTTCATCGAAGAAAATGGCCCTTCGGCGCTTCTGGAGAACGCGATCGCCATGGGGCAGGACGACGGTCTTCATGTGCGCTGCGTCGTGGTCGCAGCTGCACCCTTGATGCCGATCGGGACGCGTCGTGCGGAGACGTGGCAGCACTGGAAAGAAGCCCAGAAGCAGGTCAAGGCGGCGCTCGAACATCGGGTGGCCAGCGTTTCGGCGCAGTTGCAGCGTCATGACGTGGAGGGCGAGGTGCTGCATCTCATTATCGAGGGCAACACGATCGCCGATGTGGCGGGCCTCTACGCGCGCTACGCAGACATCACCATCGCGGCAGCGCCGACGAAGGCGTCCAGCAGGTTTCACCGCGAGATTGTGGAAGGGCTGATCTTCCGCAGCGGGCGGCCCTTTCTGCTGGTGCCGGAAACGTCGTCGGCGACATTGAAACCAAGACGCGTTCTCATCGGCTGGAATGGCTCGATCCCGGCTGCACGGGCGCTGACGGCATCGCTCGACATGCTGGCGAGTGCCGAGGCTGTGACTGTCTGCATGATCGATCCCGTTGCGCGCGAATGGGCGAATGGCGAAGAACCGGGCTTCGACATTGCCGTCTATCTCGCGCATCATGACATTCGCGCAGATGTCGAGATTGTCGATTCCCGGGGCCAGGATGCCGGCCTCGTCCTGCTCGACAAAGCCCGCGAAAAAGGTGCCGACCTGCTGGTCATGGGTGCGTATGGCCATTCGCGGCTGGTGGAATGGATCATCGGAGGCAGCACGCGGGAGGTGCTGGCGGCGGCACATCTGCCGGTCCTGTTTGCCCATTGA
- a CDS encoding heavy metal translocating P-type ATPase, protein MRSRSPQFIDKLISPKVHRVVAALAVLSLGAGFGLWVVDAQTVAHQVWMAGTVPAVALLGLVILCSILEGRVGVDGVALIAMGAALVLGEPLAGLIVAIMYTGGTLLEAYATGRAERDLKRLEDRAPRVAHRVVDGQVETVPVGSVAVGDLLRVRAGEIVPVDGIVEGEALVDEAAVTGEPYAVAKTSGQAVRSGTVNAGEAFGFRATAISEESTYAGIVRMVRAAGEARAPFIRMADRYAVLFLPFTLIVAGGAWAASSDPIRALAVLVVATPCPLIIAAPVAFVAGISRAARRGILIKGGAVVEALADVQSAIFDKTGTLTLGGARIVAIETAPGVDPDAVLQLAASLEQASRHSLATTIVETARMRGLPLVHPGQVKEYRGSGLEGVVGDVAVKAGSLSVVHAGEDLPQWAEVALRRARWRSALTVFVAVDGKLSGCLLLADELRTEAPGALSSLRALGIRPLTMLTGDDPDTAAMLASGLPLDAVQAHCTPADKIEAVRQRQATGSVAMIGDGINDAPALAAANVGIAMGARGANASTEAADVVLLVENLNRAPEAIAIARRTRRIASQSVIGGLGLSVIAMGFAALGHLPPVAGALIQEAIDVVVIANALRALSGAPGRLLRMESDDVSAVAHAHASISQALATLQALADRLETASGSDAAALIGEASAVVDSVILVHEREDDRVRYPALLSSPHHAALLTSLGYAHSEIMRIAGLLSMMTRDLGERAPDPSLARDAQRAIERLVVLVQLHNRQEDAIAGD, encoded by the coding sequence GTGCGTTCTCGATCGCCGCAGTTCATCGACAAGCTCATCTCACCGAAAGTGCATCGCGTCGTCGCGGCGCTGGCCGTGTTGTCGCTTGGAGCAGGCTTCGGACTTTGGGTCGTCGACGCACAGACCGTTGCGCATCAAGTCTGGATGGCTGGCACAGTCCCGGCGGTCGCACTGCTCGGCCTCGTCATCCTTTGCTCGATCCTCGAAGGGCGTGTGGGTGTCGACGGGGTGGCGCTGATCGCCATGGGGGCAGCCCTCGTTCTCGGTGAGCCGTTGGCGGGCCTGATCGTCGCGATCATGTACACGGGCGGTACGCTTCTGGAAGCCTATGCGACGGGCCGGGCCGAGCGGGATCTCAAGCGCCTGGAGGATCGGGCGCCACGGGTTGCGCATCGGGTCGTGGATGGACAGGTCGAGACAGTGCCGGTCGGCTCTGTCGCAGTCGGCGATCTCCTGAGGGTGCGCGCGGGAGAGATCGTACCGGTCGATGGTATCGTGGAGGGCGAAGCCCTGGTCGACGAGGCGGCGGTGACGGGCGAGCCCTATGCGGTTGCCAAGACGTCAGGGCAGGCCGTCAGAAGCGGCACGGTCAATGCCGGGGAAGCTTTCGGGTTTCGCGCGACGGCCATTTCAGAAGAAAGCACCTACGCCGGCATTGTGCGGATGGTGCGCGCGGCCGGTGAAGCCCGGGCGCCGTTCATTCGAATGGCGGACCGATATGCCGTGCTTTTCCTGCCATTCACGCTGATCGTGGCGGGTGGAGCTTGGGCGGCCTCGTCGGATCCCATCCGCGCATTGGCGGTTCTCGTCGTCGCCACGCCCTGCCCGCTGATTATCGCCGCGCCGGTCGCCTTCGTTGCCGGCATATCGCGGGCCGCGCGGCGCGGCATTCTCATCAAGGGTGGCGCGGTGGTGGAAGCGCTGGCGGACGTGCAGTCTGCGATCTTCGACAAGACCGGAACGCTGACGCTCGGCGGCGCGCGGATCGTGGCTATCGAAACGGCGCCGGGGGTTGATCCTGACGCCGTTCTGCAGCTGGCTGCATCGCTCGAACAGGCGTCGCGTCACAGTCTGGCAACGACGATCGTGGAGACGGCCCGCATGCGCGGATTGCCATTGGTCCATCCCGGTCAGGTTAAAGAATATCGCGGCTCCGGTCTCGAAGGCGTGGTGGGCGATGTTGCCGTCAAGGCAGGCAGCCTCTCCGTGGTGCATGCGGGCGAAGACCTTCCGCAATGGGCCGAAGTTGCGCTGCGCCGTGCCCGGTGGCGGTCCGCGCTCACGGTCTTTGTGGCTGTCGATGGCAAGCTGAGTGGCTGTTTGCTGCTGGCAGATGAATTGCGCACCGAAGCGCCTGGAGCGCTTTCGAGCCTCCGGGCGCTTGGCATTCGTCCGCTGACCATGTTGACCGGCGACGATCCGGATACGGCGGCGATGCTGGCCTCGGGCCTGCCGCTCGATGCCGTCCAGGCACATTGCACACCTGCCGACAAGATCGAGGCGGTTCGCCAGCGGCAGGCGACAGGCTCGGTTGCCATGATCGGCGATGGGATCAACGACGCTCCGGCGCTTGCGGCGGCCAATGTCGGCATCGCCATGGGTGCGCGCGGCGCAAATGCCTCGACCGAGGCCGCCGACGTGGTGCTTCTGGTAGAGAATTTGAACCGCGCGCCGGAGGCCATTGCGATCGCGCGGCGAACCCGGCGGATTGCTTCGCAAAGTGTCATCGGCGGGCTCGGTCTTTCCGTCATCGCGATGGGCTTTGCCGCACTCGGCCATCTGCCGCCCGTGGCCGGTGCGCTGATCCAGGAAGCAATCGACGTCGTCGTCATTGCGAACGCGCTTCGGGCGCTGTCTGGAGCACCCGGACGGCTCCTGCGCATGGAAAGCGACGATGTGAGCGCGGTCGCCCACGCGCATGCATCGATCAGCCAGGCACTCGCCACATTGCAGGCGCTGGCCGATCGGCTTGAAACCGCAAGCGGCAGCGATGCGGCAGCGCTGATCGGAGAAGCAAGCGCGGTCGTCGACAGCGTCATCCTCGTTCATGAACGTGAAGACGATCGCGTTCGATATCCGGCACTCTTGTCGTCGCCGCATCACGCTGCCCTGCTGACCTCGCTCGGTTACGCGCATAGCGAGATCATGCGCATCGCAGGTCTGCTGTCGATGATGACCCGCGACCTGGGTGAGCGCGCGCCCGATCCGTCGCTGGCTCGCGACGCGCAGCGAGCGATCGAGCGCCTGGTCGTCCTCGTTCAACTGCACAACCGACAGGAAGATGCCATCGCCGGCGATTGA